The genomic DNA CGCCAGAACTTCCCGCTTGTTGTACAGCACCCATAAGGTCTGGATTTACACCAGCCGCCGACGCTTGGCTCGCAAGGGAAGCCTGTTTAGACGATTCACTAAAACTTGTAAAGAGCACGATACCCGTGACGGAACCTAAAGGTGCCCCAAAGTCGCGAATGAAAGACAAAATCGCAGAGCCTGCTCCATACTTTTCCGCTGGGATTACGTTTAACGCATATTTGAACAGGATAGAAATTGCTGAACCAATTCCAAAGAATGCGGCTAGCATTAAAATATGACTGATTGATGTCTCCGACTCCACCCGAGAAATTAAGAACAGGGAGGCTGTCGGTATCATAAATGTGCAAATAAGTAGTTTTTTCGGATTGACTTTGTCGGCAAGCCTTCCGACAATCAAACCGCCAACAGCGGCAGCGGCTGAATTGAATAGAAAAAATAACCCTGCTTCCGTTACATCTCCATTAGGTCGTAAATTTAAGAAAAAGCTCATGGAAAAGATCAGTAGCTGCATAGCCGCAACATATAACAAGTAAATGAGCCCAACCAAAGCGAATGTACGCTTTTTCAATAAAGACAATTCCATAATAGGATTTGGTTTTTTGTTGCCCGTTTTCCATAATAGAAATGCTGACAAGAAGCCCATGAACAAGGCGCCTAAGGTATAAGGTGACGAAATCCCAAATTGGCCTACGAGAGTGGAAACGGATAACAAACATCCAGTAGTAATGAAGACTAAGACAACGCCAAGATAATCAAAAGAACCTTGGACGACCCCTTTCGACTCTTTGACGAAAAATAGTACGACGAAAAACCCTGCTAGTGCTAATGCACCGCTAACCCAGTAAATAATAGGCCATCCATAGATGCTGACCAAAAATCCTGCGAGTCCTGCGCCGAGCATAGCCGCAACGGCTTGAATCGAGTTGAACAAGCCTGAAGCCATCCCACGTTGGTCCGGGTGAAAGAGGACGCCGATATACGCGATGACAACCGGGAAAATGGCGGCAACGCCTACTCCCTGAAACACTTTACAAACGAGTAAGAAAGAGAAGGTTGGGCTGATGGCAGCGGCAAATTCAGAAATTGTAAAAATGGCTAATCCGATAAGAAGGACTCGTTTTCGTCCATACTGATCTGCGAATCTTCCCGTGATGGGATAGAGTGAGGCAGAGGCAATGTAAAAAGAGAGTATCATGATACCGGCCAAATGCGCTGGAACTTCAAAATGTGTAGAAATCACTGCAATTACAGGAGCTTGAAAGGCCATTGCTTCAATCGCTACGAATGCACCAAATACGACAGCAATAAACTGAATCCATTGTGATGTAGACGTTTGAACTTCTGAATTCTCCCTAACTTCCATGAATATTCCCCCTAATCATTTTTAACTGCCACGAATAGCCCTACAACAAATACTTACATCGCTTTCTGATGACTGGTCTATAAATAATGTTGAATGCGCTTACAAAATATAAATATCAGAACCGTAATACGCCTCCCCCGAAGTAAATTAGGTGGTGAAAAATTCTGACTACTAGTCATTGGGTGAATTATATGGGGGAATATTCAACTTGACAACCACTAAAAGTAGCAAAAATATCGGTAACCCGACACTTTTAGAGGAAATGTATGAAAACGATGCTAGTAACAACTGAAAAGGGTTTAATTAACAATTACAGGGTCTAATCATAAAATATTTGCAGGTGTTAAATGGGGAATGTAGGGTTTCAACATCATGATTTTAGTAAGTTCATTGGCTATATCGTTCGAATCATGTTCCGAGTCTGGAGAGAATAACCAATGGCAAATAAAACCGACGAGGGTTGACGAAAGATAGCAGGCGAAAAAACCACTATGAATAGGTTGTTCATCATCTATTTCTTGGTGTTCAATTCTCTTTAAGAAAAAATGATACAAGTCCTCAGAAAGAAGCGGAATAAATCGTGTTCTTCTATTATTCAATAATGTTTTGAAGTAGAGTGAATGCTTTTCGATATAAGAAAAAATGGTAGTTGCTGCATGTAGGAGAAACGTTTTTTCATTGATCTTTGTTGGGGTATCGTACGATAGGTCCTCTATGCTATTAATAATCCCCTTTGTTAAATCCTCAATTAAGCAAGCGAGTAAATCCTCTTTGTCTTTAAAATGTGCATAAAAAGTAGAACGATTTAAATCTGAGCGGTTGACGATATCGGTAATAGAGATAACAGATAGATCTTTTTCATTTAGCAAAGAAATTAATGCGTCTCGTAACGCTTGTTTTGTGCGTAAAATTCTCCGGTCGACGTTTTTAGTTTCCATGTATATCACCCCTAGAATGTATTGAATTACTCAATCCTATGTCATAGCTACAAAAAAATGGGGGAGAATAGATTGCCTATTCTGAAACTATATATTACTTTATACGCAATATCAATGATAATCTGAATATTTGGATAACCTGTAAAACTTACAAGTAATTTTTATTTTAGGTATTGCGTTTATAGCAATCTTGGATTACTATATGTGTAGTAATAGAATATATTGAAAAGTTGGAATATTGACAAAGGAGGGGTCGGGGTTGAATGCGTATCTATTGCTAGAGATTGCTACCGGGATGGTACCAGAACAAGAAATCCTTACATTTGGAGATGAAAGACAGACGTATTCACAGTTAATGGATAATACAGGAAGTCTTGCAGCGGCACTTGCGTCATCTGGAATAGGGCAAGGCGACCGCATTGGTCTCATCGCAACAAATTGTTCGGAGATGATTGAAATCTTTTTTGCAGCGTTTCAATTAGGTGCAGTCATCGTGCCGATCAATTATCGCGCGAAAGTGGATGAACTGTCATTTATGATTCAGGATGCAGGTATTAAGGTGTTATTTTTGGAACCACGTTACGTGGATTTAATCACACCGTTTTTACCGACGAGTGGCATCCAATCTACCATCTGCATTGGGAAAACAGATCAAGACTTTCTCACATACGATGCAGTGAAAAAAGGCGTTACTCAGCCGCATGAAGGATTTGCGGATGTAGAATCGGGTGATTTGGCGGTTCTATTGTATACAAGTGGTACAACAAGTAAACCGAAAGGCGTCATGATTACACATGGGCAGTTAACAAACTATGTGATGGGTCACTCGGAAGTGGCCGGCAGTACAGATCAAGGTTCTTCGATTGTTTGTATACCGAACTATCACATTGCTGGAGCGACGAGTATTTGTAACGCCATTTACAGTGGTCGACGCTTAGTGCTCATCAGGCAATTTGAAGCGGGCGAGTGGTTGCATTCTGTCGAGAAAGAACAAGTAAATCATGCGTTCATGGTGCCAACGATGCTCAAGCAAGTGATGGATCACCCAGATTTCAGTTCAACGGACTTAAGTAGTCTGGAGAATTTATCGTACGGTGCTGCTCCGATGCCGCTTCCAGTTATTCGCAAGGCGATTGAATTATTCCCGGATACGACGAATTTCGCAAATGGGTTTGGGATGACAGAAACGACGTCTACCGTTTCTGTACTTACACCGGAAGATCATAAACTGACGGGGACAAGTGAGGAAATTGAGACGAAGATTCAGCGTTTGTCATCAGTGGGTAAGCCGCTCCCAGGTGTTGAAATTATGGTAGTCGATGATGATCGTAACCCAGTAGAAGCGAAGACGATTGGCAATGTCTATGTGCGAACAGGTAGGTCGATGAAGGGCTATTGGAAACGTCCAGAGGCTTCTAAAGAAACGTTGGTAGATGGTTGGATAAATACGGAGGATATGGGCTGGCTTGATGAAGATGGTTATTTGTTTTTATGTGGTCGCAGCTCCGATATGATCATCCGAGGCGGGGAGAATATTTCGCCAGCAGAAATCGAAGATGTATTCTTTCAACATCCTACGGTAGCTGATGTGGCAGTCGTTGGCGTTCCAAGTTTGGA from Sporosarcina sp. FSL K6-1522 includes the following:
- a CDS encoding TetR/AcrR family transcriptional regulator codes for the protein METKNVDRRILRTKQALRDALISLLNEKDLSVISITDIVNRSDLNRSTFYAHFKDKEDLLACLIEDLTKGIINSIEDLSYDTPTKINEKTFLLHAATTIFSYIEKHSLYFKTLLNNRRTRFIPLLSEDLYHFFLKRIEHQEIDDEQPIHSGFFACYLSSTLVGFICHWLFSPDSEHDSNDIANELTKIMMLKPYIPHLTPANIL
- a CDS encoding long-chain-fatty-acid--CoA ligase yields the protein MNAYLLLEIATGMVPEQEILTFGDERQTYSQLMDNTGSLAAALASSGIGQGDRIGLIATNCSEMIEIFFAAFQLGAVIVPINYRAKVDELSFMIQDAGIKVLFLEPRYVDLITPFLPTSGIQSTICIGKTDQDFLTYDAVKKGVTQPHEGFADVESGDLAVLLYTSGTTSKPKGVMITHGQLTNYVMGHSEVAGSTDQGSSIVCIPNYHIAGATSICNAIYSGRRLVLIRQFEAGEWLHSVEKEQVNHAFMVPTMLKQVMDHPDFSSTDLSSLENLSYGAAPMPLPVIRKAIELFPDTTNFANGFGMTETTSTVSVLTPEDHKLTGTSEEIETKIQRLSSVGKPLPGVEIMVVDDDRNPVEAKTIGNVYVRTGRSMKGYWKRPEASKETLVDGWINTEDMGWLDEDGYLFLCGRSSDMIIRGGENISPAEIEDVFFQHPTVADVAVVGVPSLEWGEEVLAVIVAHDIENPPPVEELMTHCREHLASFKRPSEIRFESELPRNSTGKILKRTLREQFTPANEAYG
- a CDS encoding MFS transporter — protein: MEVRENSEVQTSTSQWIQFIAVVFGAFVAIEAMAFQAPVIAVISTHFEVPAHLAGIMILSFYIASASLYPITGRFADQYGRKRVLLIGLAIFTISEFAAAISPTFSFLLVCKVFQGVGVAAIFPVVIAYIGVLFHPDQRGMASGLFNSIQAVAAMLGAGLAGFLVSIYGWPIIYWVSGALALAGFFVVLFFVKESKGVVQGSFDYLGVVLVFITTGCLLSVSTLVGQFGISSPYTLGALFMGFLSAFLLWKTGNKKPNPIMELSLLKKRTFALVGLIYLLYVAAMQLLIFSMSFFLNLRPNGDVTEAGLFFLFNSAAAAVGGLIVGRLADKVNPKKLLICTFMIPTASLFLISRVESETSISHILMLAAFFGIGSAISILFKYALNVIPAEKYGAGSAILSFIRDFGAPLGSVTGIVLFTSFSESSKQASLASQASAAGVNPDLMGAVQQAGSSGGQIIDSALANELQMLGIQFEDLMATALGEAATTAIQNMSFVVAGIFIVLIILSSLVPQVKSSKQPAVIDVSQEELA